In Chryseobacterium sp. C-71, the genomic window GTTTACAATAATTATTTGGGAAGTATAACCCGTTTTAGATTTGGTGTCGAAAGCAATGTAAGCCTCTTTTGATAAAGGATTTATCGCCATATCACGAACAATAATATCCGTTGCATTTACTTTTGCAAAAGTTGCAATTTTACTGCTCAAATCGTGAATGTTGTAAGCCTTTTGGGCTTCAGGATTTTTGCCTGCTTCGATGGTGTAAGCGTAAAGCGTTGCAGATTTGCTATCTCCTAAAAATAAGGTATTTGCATCTCCGAATTTAATAACATTTACAGATTGTGGTGTACTTGCGAAAGTTTGTACAGAGATTGACATCAAAACTATTGATGCCATTGATTTTAAATTTAATTTCATATCCAATGATTCTATTTTAGAATGCAAAAATTGGATAATTCTAAATTAAAATTAATAACCTAGATTAAGAGTTTTTATTTATTTTTTTTTCTTCATTTTGCTGAAAAATTCCGGAGTTACACCGAGATAAAGGGCAATCTGCTTCTGAGGAAGCAAGTGTTTTATTTTTGAGTATTTTCTTTTGAAAATATCATATCGCTTGTCAGCCGATAAACTTAAACCTTCAAGGACTCTGTTTTGTCCTTCTATATAAGCGTTTTCTGTAAGAATGCGAAAAAGTCTTTCAAACTTCGGAACTTTAAGATATAAAAGATCCAGATTTTTTTTACTTATCTGAAGACAATCTGTTTCTTCCATTGTTTGAATGTCTAGTAATCCGGTTTTTTGTGAAAGAAAGCTGTAAGTATCTG contains:
- a CDS encoding Crp/Fnr family transcriptional regulator; this translates as MNTDIILKNIARHISLTKKEEAYFISLLTEKKLKPKQYLVKEGETSRYLTFINSGCCRAFTIDQNGFEHILYFASQDYWLADTYSFLSQKTGLLDIQTMEETDCLQISKKNLDLLYLKVPKFERLFRILTENAYIEGQNRVLEGLSLSADKRYDIFKRKYSKIKHLLPQKQIALYLGVTPEFFSKMKKKK